The genomic segment TCATATAGTTCTACAACTTGTTGATACTTCTGAGGAAGTTCAGAAATCATCTTCCCAACACATCTACTTATTTCTTTATTCATATTATCTGAGCACTTTTCATTGTCTAATTCTTCTTCAAATTGCTGGATGTCAACTGATATATCCTTTTTCTTTCTATAATAATCAATCATAGTGTTTTTAGTTATTTTATAAATCCAAGACTTAAGCTTTGATTGATCATCTACTTGATCTATGTTACTTTGTATTTTTATAAAAACTTCTTGGAGAATATCTTCTGAGTCATATTTATTTTTCACTTTACTATTAATATACTTATATAGTTCATTACTCAATTCATTCCAAATACGTGTAACCTTAGTATCCACAATAGTCCTCCAAGCATATTGAAATTATTTATTATATTCTATTCTAATAGAAGCTTAAAGTACTATAAATTATAATTTGAAGAAAAAATATTGAATAAACCCTAGAGCATATTCTAGGGTTTTTACACGTTATTAGAGTACTTTATTACAGACATGTACTTCAGGCATTTGAGTTATATATTTAGCTGATTTCGTAACAATCTTATGGTAGTATTCTGAGGTAGTATGATTATTTAAGGCCTCTTTTGATTCCCATTCTTCAACCATAATCATTACATTTGGATCATTCTCATCTAAGTATGCATCATATCTGATACAACCACTTTGCTTTACAGTAATCTCCACTAACTCTTTCGCCATTTCTAATAGTTGCACTCTATTTTCCTCTGTTAGATATGATTTCGCAATAACTGTTACCATAGACATTCTCTCCTTTTTTCAGTTTCATATTATTTAAAATGATAAAAGCTGTATTATATCCTTAAAGATGTTTCTAGTATATAGCCGACTTATTGATTGTACAAGTACTTACTTTTATGTATAATACTATACATAAGGTAAGTATAGTGATGATATCAAGATGGTGTGTTTAGTATAGATTGAAGAAAAAGGTAGGTGTGTTTATGCCGCATAATAATAAGGAATATTCATGCTCCATCGATCTCACAATTGATTTAATAAGTGGTAAATGGAGTATGTGGGTATTATATGTTTTACAGAACGAAGGTACTATACGTTTTGGAGAACTCAGAAAAAGAGTAAAAGGTATTACTGAAAAAATGTTGATTCAACAACTTAAAAAATATGAATCTTTTGATATCGTCCATAGAAAAGTATATAATCAAGTACCACCTAAAGTAGAGTATTCATTAACCGAATATGGTAACAAGCTCATGCCTATTATCGATTTATTATTTCAGTGGGGAGATGAATTTATGGAATCTCATGAAGACCTCGTTGTTGTTAAAGATCCAATAAAATTTAAAGATCTAGTTGAATATAGTAATAAATAGTAATGGTGCTCTCATCGAGCACCATATTTTTTAAGTTCTTTACGTGAAAAAATACAATAAATTTCTTTAAAAATATAGCCACAATTACTCAGAGATCATACTTACTTACCAAAAGTATAGTATCTTACATTAAAGTAGGTACTTGTAAATATATATAATTCATTTAAACTATTCTTAATGACACTAATTAATTTATCCTAAAGATTCAAAATGCATATATCAATCACGCTAGTGAATTAGTATGACATATGTAGTACTGTTATGGATACTAGAGTTATTGAAATGGGAAGGAGAATA from the Vallitalea okinawensis genome contains:
- the sigZ gene encoding RNA polymerase sigma factor SigZ, whose product is MDTKVTRIWNELSNELYKYINSKVKNKYDSEDILQEVFIKIQSNIDQVDDQSKLKSWIYKITKNTMIDYYRKKKDISVDIQQFEEELDNEKCSDNMNKEISRCVGKMISELPQKYQQVVELYDIKGMKHKEIAEELGISVSCSKMRVHRSKVMLKEILLECCDFQLDTFGNIIDYKQKIECRSCHNNCE
- a CDS encoding putative quinol monooxygenase, whose amino-acid sequence is MVTVIAKSYLTEENRVQLLEMAKELVEITVKQSGCIRYDAYLDENDPNVMIMVEEWESKEALNNHTTSEYYHKIVTKSAKYITQMPEVHVCNKVL
- a CDS encoding winged helix-turn-helix transcriptional regulator, producing MPHNNKEYSCSIDLTIDLISGKWSMWVLYVLQNEGTIRFGELRKRVKGITEKMLIQQLKKYESFDIVHRKVYNQVPPKVEYSLTEYGNKLMPIIDLLFQWGDEFMESHEDLVVVKDPIKFKDLVEYSNK